CATTCATCCCACCACTGGACTGATTACCTGGTCTCCCACCAATCCCAGTGGAGCGATCTCCCCTGTCACGATTCAAGTTCAAGATGGGCGCGGTGGAGTCCAGGAGCAAGTCCTTACCCTGACCGTTGAGGCGGCTACAGGAGAGATTCGAGGGCAGATTTGGAACGATCTGGACCGGGATAAACAGATTGATGCCAGTGAACGAGGAATGACTGGGGTTCAGGTGTACCTCGATGCGAACGATAACCAGCTTTTGGATGCAGGTGAAGTCACCACGACTGTTGATGAAACTGGGCATTACCGCTTCACAGGCTTAGCTGCCGGGTCTTATCTGGTGCGGGAAGTGGTGCCTGAATCGTTCACATTAACGTCTCCCCTAACAGAACGATTGGGTCCAAACATCATTACCAATGGCAGTTTTGAGATGCTGCCCTCAGAATATACTCCAACCTATTTCAATGCGTCGATTTACTGGATTCCAGTTACAGAGAACGATCCAGCCCAAAAACAAATTCCTGGTTGGCAGGTGCTGAATTTAGATCCAACTGTTATCGAAGACATTGATATTACTCCTAGACCGCTATGGCCTGCATCAAATGGGGAGTTTAGCGTCGAATTAGAAGGGTATTATGGCGGAAATATTGCTCAGACTTTTGCCACCATTCCAGGAGTAACCTATAACCTCAGCTTTGATTATGCCGGGCATCCCTTCTTTGGGGACCGATACAAGACGCTTGAAGTCCGGGTCGTGGATCAGGTAGAGCGGTTCATCTATGACAGAAACGATCCGAGTGTCCAGGCAAGTTATTTTTATGTGGTCAGTACAGGGTGGCAAGAGGGGAGCCTGAGATTTACTGCTACCGATACTCAGACTACCCTTCTGTTTAGCAAATACCGAGACCCCAAAGCCTCTACTACCGGGGGGCCACTGGTTGATGATGTCGTGGTTGCACCTGTCATTGCCCAGGGTTCTCATCTGGTTACTCTGGCAGCGGGACAATTGGTCGATGGAATTAACTTTGGCAATGCTCAAGGAACATCAACGCCAAATCAGCAACCTGAAATTACAACGGTTGCTCCGACTCAAACTGTTGCAGGGCAATTCTTCCAGTACGACGCTGAGGCAACTGACCGGGATCATCAAGTGCTGACCTATGACCTACCAGTACGACCTGAAGGGATGACCGTAGACTCTCAGACAGGTCAGGTCTTATGGGTGCCAACAGCAGATCAAGTTGGTCTTTACGACGTTGTGCTGCGCGTACGAGATGGACAGGGGGGAGTGGATCTGCAAACCTTCCAACTGGAGGTGACCTCGTCCAATGCCGCACCCGTCTTTACCTCGGTCATTTCCACTGATGTTCGCCCGCAAATCGGTAAACCCTTCACCTATCAAGCGTCAGCCCTGGATCTCGATGGAGATAGTATCACCTACAGCCTGGTGTCGAGCAGTGCATCCACCGCTCCCAGTGGGGTGACGATTGATGCCACCACGGGTGTACTGCGCTGGACTCCATCTGCCCTGGGTGGAGCAGGCACACTCAATGGTGAGGTTCAGCCCTGGCAAATCACAATTCAAGCGAGTGATGGTAAGGGTGGGATAGCCCTGCAAACCCTGGACTTAGTGGTTGAGGCAGCGGCTCCCAATCAGCCTCCTACGATCACGTCTACTCCTCGCACGACAACTCGTCCTGGTAGCTCTTATTTCTATCAAATCACTGCAACGGATGTGGATGGAGATACGCTGACCTATAGTCTCGATGCTAATTCCATCAGTAAGGGAATGCAGATCCAGAACGGATTGTTGGTGTGGACACCAGGAGCAGAGCAGTTTGGTCCCCACGCGGTGGTGGTGCAGGTGAGTGATGGTACTCATAGTGTCAATCAATCGTTCACCCTGAATGTAACTCACCAGGTCGATAACTCTGCTCCGGTGATCACGTCCACCCCCAATCTGGTGGCTAATCTGGGACGGGAGTATCAGTACAACCTCACAGGTACTGACCCCGATGGTGATTACCGTCTCTGGAGCTTATCTCAGGGTCCTGGTGGGATGGTGATTGACGCACACCGAGGTACGTTGCGCTGGACACCAACGTTGGAGCAGGTGGCGAAAACTCACACCATTGTTGTGCGCCTGACCGATGCTTTAGGCAGCTACGTCGAACAACGCTTTGATCTGATTGCTACTGGTCCCAACATTCCCCCTGTCATTCGCTCGATTCCCATTACTCAAGCCGGGGTTGAGCAGGAGTACGTGTACCGGGCACTGGCAACGGACGCAGAGAACGATACTCTCACCTTTAGCTTGCCCTTCCGTAAGCCTGTGGGGATGACCATCTCTTCCAGTGGCATCATCCGCTGGACACCTGCTGCTAATCAGCAAGGCTCCCATGTCATTGATGTCAGAGTAACGGATAGCCGGGGTGGGGAGAGCACTCAAACCTACACCCTTGAGGTGGGAGCGACAGCCATTAATCATGCTCCGGTCATTACCTCCAGCCCCATCCTGAAAGCCCCAACGGGTCAAAGCTATCACTACACGGTTACAGCAACAGATCCAGATGCAGGCAGCACTCTAACTTACCAGTTGTTGGAGCGTCCGGATGGCATGCAGATTAATGCCACGAGCGGTGAGATCACCTGGACCACTCCTGTCACCGGTAATCACCGGGTGGTGGTGGGTGTTAGTGATGTTGGGGGATTAAACGCTTATCAAAGTTTCGTTCTAGCGGCTCAAGCCAATGCTGCTCCCACCCTGCAATCAACCGCTCCCACTCAAGCGACACCAGGAGTGGTCTATGCCTATGATGTTCGAGCAACTGACACCGATGGCAACACCTTTACCTATACCCTTGATTCCACGTCCCTGAATCGGGGCATGTCCCTTGATGCCTTAGGACGACTGCGCTGGACACCTTCTACCACTGACCTGGGAGTTCACCCGGTAGTTGTCACGGTCACCGATGCCTACGGAGCCAGTGTGCAGCAGCCCTTTAACATCACGGTGGCGGCTGATACTCAAGCTCCTCGCGTCTCTCTGGTCGCTAGCACCAGTCAGGTCACAGTTGGCTCTCAAGTGACGTTCCAGGCACGA
This genomic window from Oscillatoria sp. FACHB-1407 contains:
- a CDS encoding putative Ig domain-containing protein, giving the protein MSDFQAANNELTGQSVDLTGNTLLGKELAPSLTGLGGSGGVTIALQSSWKEDLGGDTSLMESAVTTSPLPLDPLNKLSFPTSSGSVSPAGASVAEPQQPTLVQRDTLTGTSDREALVGATTSRNQQPSAQLTSRDALTSPTAASDFNVASTSLQSSTPSPVAFTPVTGGDFNQFMTEAQELWKVEGRAGGTSTYEFAIGPSGAQTTNTGTADIVWQNGQNVPWSLTWNGNQASFTVGTRTIRYTTATPGLFNGLYLMTKVDSRDTRKVSVGTQMHLEVQSANGQSINPIALNSTGPTGGQDLDQLIFTSDQAITSLTGVARISWPTNGVNPHTTSAQSRITFVIEGNTAPVFGTRLNEGSNFTSGQELPVVIPQTPSFLEFSYKNLVFDTTDSDSSSDAFEVSLVDASGRSLVHTIAPGRDAFFNVSEGESASLGSGTSYDPTTQTVRLNLAGIAPGTQAKLVARLVNNDQDTTTRVEITAPTLSAAPTGTQAPLSSGTGTLPITPAPVNLTNLVDVSASLRAEYGRTSFNETTRQLYSEVAIRNTGTYSTNAPLLVAVKNISDPTVQLQQIDGYLSDGTPYYNFSRLVSQNNLDPSEVTTRRDLIFYNPNEVQFTYDLAVLSQLNQSPQIDTQPITEVITGQTYRYDVNARDADGDVLRYQLLDAPQGMSIDEQTGMVTWAPGSAAIGNHAIRLQASDGRGGVSEQYYTLSMRAAPPNRPPLVTSIPVVDAQVNEDYTYQVVAQDPDGDPLTYTLLSELEGMQVNPTTGFVTWKPTANQRGTQNIVVQVSDGQGDSTLQSFSILTGVESGNHNPFITSTPETKIYSQSPYRYQVQAVDPDGDALSYALLNPPEGMTIHPTTGLITWSPTNPSGAISPVTIQVQDGRGGVQEQVLTLTVEAATGEIRGQIWNDLDRDKQIDASERGMTGVQVYLDANDNQLLDAGEVTTTVDETGHYRFTGLAAGSYLVREVVPESFTLTSPLTERLGPNIITNGSFEMLPSEYTPTYFNASIYWIPVTENDPAQKQIPGWQVLNLDPTVIEDIDITPRPLWPASNGEFSVELEGYYGGNIAQTFATIPGVTYNLSFDYAGHPFFGDRYKTLEVRVVDQVERFIYDRNDPSVQASYFYVVSTGWQEGSLRFTATDTQTTLLFSKYRDPKASTTGGPLVDDVVVAPVIAQGSHLVTLAAGQLVDGINFGNAQGTSTPNQQPEITTVAPTQTVAGQFFQYDAEATDRDHQVLTYDLPVRPEGMTVDSQTGQVLWVPTADQVGLYDVVLRVRDGQGGVDLQTFQLEVTSSNAAPVFTSVISTDVRPQIGKPFTYQASALDLDGDSITYSLVSSSASTAPSGVTIDATTGVLRWTPSALGGAGTLNGEVQPWQITIQASDGKGGIALQTLDLVVEAAAPNQPPTITSTPRTTTRPGSSYFYQITATDVDGDTLTYSLDANSISKGMQIQNGLLVWTPGAEQFGPHAVVVQVSDGTHSVNQSFTLNVTHQVDNSAPVITSTPNLVANLGREYQYNLTGTDPDGDYRLWSLSQGPGGMVIDAHRGTLRWTPTLEQVAKTHTIVVRLTDALGSYVEQRFDLIATGPNIPPVIRSIPITQAGVEQEYVYRALATDAENDTLTFSLPFRKPVGMTISSSGIIRWTPAANQQGSHVIDVRVTDSRGGESTQTYTLEVGATAINHAPVITSSPILKAPTGQSYHYTVTATDPDAGSTLTYQLLERPDGMQINATSGEITWTTPVTGNHRVVVGVSDVGGLNAYQSFVLAAQANAAPTLQSTAPTQATPGVVYAYDVRATDTDGNTFTYTLDSTSLNRGMSLDALGRLRWTPSTTDLGVHPVVVTVTDAYGASVQQPFNITVAADTQAPRVSLVASTSQVTVGSQVTFQARATDNVDVAGLQLIVGNQAVVLDANGFATVTLNQTGTITARAIASDTAGNQTEVTTAVVVSAANAQAPIARFDLTGITGGVITSATNLIGTVDDPDSNSVTYTVEAAPIAGGEWRTIFTG